The Granulicella sp. 5B5 nucleotide sequence TCGTTCAGGTCCGTCGCCGTGCAGCGAAACGGGATGGGCAGATCGTTGAAGTCCATCTGGTCGTTGTAGCGCAGAAACTCTTTATCCAGCAGCTCGTTCAAACCGGTGTCGGTCAGGATCGCATTGCGAAAGCTGATGCCATGCTTCAGCCCAATCGTGACAGCGTTGGGCAGCTCGCGAGAGTCCTCGCGCCGGCGGAAGCTCTCCGCCTTGTACGCCTGCTGGATGCGGAAGACACTCGTGACCGATTGCTCATTGAGCACATGCTCCATCTCTTCCGGAGTATGCCCGGTGGAGTATAGCGCCCCGACGATCGAACCCATGCTCGTGCCTGCGAGCACATCCACCGGAATGTGGTGCTCCTCAAACCAGCGAAGCACGCCTACCTCCGTCAACGCCAGCGCAGCGCCGCCGCCCAACGCCACACCAATCGCCGGCCTGTCCGTTGGCAGACCTTGCGGCGGAACCGAAGGGTCAAGAGGACCCAGCTTCAGCTTCTGTGTGCTGGCAGCCTCTTCCCCTGCGTTAGCCGGCTGGCTGTTGGTGTTATTTTTCTGATCGACCTTCGCCTGGCCCTTCTTCGGTTTGGAGGGCGCATCCTTGGTGCCGCTCGCAGCAGCGGACGCCGGGACCGCGGGCGTAGCGTCCGGCACCTGGGCTGCGGCAGTCGCAGCGAACAGCGCAAAGGCCAATCCACAGCACACGGCTCGCATCGGCCACACACGCCGCCGCGTGTCGATGGCAACCAAGGGGTCCAAGGAGTCTTCGTTCTGCACCATATCGACGTTCCGTTGCCGGCTCTCCAAAGTTCAGGCCCTCTACACGCTAACGCTACAGCACAACAGGAGACTCTCTGCTGTGATGCGCCAGCGCGGCGCCGAGTGGTATGGCGCACACCCGGTCTTAGCGCCCATACTCCTGAAACAGATCGGGAAACTGCTGTCCCAGCGCCGCGATCTTCGGCACATCGCACACCTGGATGTACGGATTGTGCGGGTTCTTCATCGCGTAGTCCTGGTGGTAGTCCTCGCCCTTGTAGAAGCGCTCCAGCGGCACAATCTGCGTCACGATCGGCGCATGGAACACCTGCGCGGCGTCGAGCTGCTTCACGTAGGCTTCAGCCACCTTGCGCTGCTGGTCATCGGTAAAAAAGATCGCCGACCGGTAGCTGGTGCCCACGTCCGCGCCCTGGCGGTTCAGCTGCGTGGGGTCGTGCACCACGGAGAAGAAGATGCGCAGCAGCGTGCCGTAGCTCACCTTGCTCGGGTCGAACAGTACCTCAATCGCCTCGGCGTGACCCGTATCCTCGCCACAAACCGCACGATAGTTCGCCGTCTCCTCGCTTCCGCCGGAGTAGCCCACCGTCGTCTGCACCACGCCCTTCACTCGCTGAAACACCGACTGCACGCCCCAGAAGCAGCCACCGGCAAATACAGCGGTATCCAGCTCGCCGGTCTCCCAGCCACTCTCCGGCATGTTGATGTCTTCGATCGGTGCGGGAATTGGTTCACGACGTGTTGCGACAGCCATACTGTTTCTCCTCTGCGTAAACGACCTCCAGAGCACGATGGCGATGACCAGCACCGCCCCGAACTCCAACATCTGCATCGCAATAGTCAGCGGCGAAGAGAGGTTCACTCCCATTGGACGCACATTGGCCACCAACGATGCCTGAGTCTCGCATCGGCTCATTGCAGGGGCATTATCGGTCGCAGAAAGGGAGGAATCAAGCGAGTTAACACCACCCTCAACCGCTACTTGAAGTGTTGAGCTAACTCTCTCAAACATAGAGCCTTACCCCGGAGGCCAGCCCATATGCCGCTTCCCGAGCAGATGTAAATGGAGGTGCCCGACTGTCTGGCCGCCGTCGTCGCCGGTATTGATCACCACGCGATAGCCGCCATCCAGTTTCTGCTCGCGCGCGACCTCAATCGCAGCAGCCAGCAGGCGCCCCAGCAGCGGCGCCTCCGCAGGCGAGGTGTGCGCCAGCGAAGCATGGTGCGCCTTGGGGATGAGCAGCACATGCACCGGCGCCTGCGGATTGATGTCAGGAAACGCCAGCAGTTCGTCGGTCTCATACAACCGAGTGACGGGAATCGTGCCGGCAGCGATCTTGCAGAAGAGGCAATCCATAAAGCAGAGAGTAGAGAGTAGAGGAGCAGAGGGTCAAGCATGGCACCGCTCTACCTGCTTCTCCACTCCTTTACTCATCTACTCCTCTACTTCTCTACTTCTTGAAGTACTTCGGCTCCATCCCGGATGCCCAGGGATCATAGGCCTTTGCGAACGCCGCGCGACGGCCTACTGCAGGATGGTTGTACGTCCAGAACTCGATGAACTGGTTCGGATTCGGGTCCACCAGCGAGGTCTCGCCCAGCACATCGAACGCGTCCTTCGCTGTCGTCTGCGGGTCCGCGACGAGGCCGTGAATCGCCTCCTGTCCGTAGACATCGGCGGCGTGCTCGTCCATGCGGCTCAACCCATTCGTGATGGGCTCGGAGATCAACCCAAACACCGAAAACGCCAGCAGCAGCACCGCAAACGCCGCCCAGTCATTCTGCGAAGCCACGCCCCAGCGCCTGCCGAACCGCGTAATCATGATCTGCACAAAGTAGTAGCCGAGGAAGAGCACAACAAACAGCCCGGCAATCGCCTCGACCACACCGATCACGATGTGGTTCAGCACATAATGCCCACTCTCATGCCCGAAGATGAACAGCACCTCGTCGGGCGTGCCCTTCTGCAATGACGTGTCCCAAACGACCACGCGCTTGGAGCTGCCGAAGCCGGTCACATAGGCGTTCAGCGTCGTCACCTTCGCGCTGGCCTTCATCAGGAACATCCGCTCCGGCGGAATATTCATGTGCCCCTTCTCGACGATCTTCTCCAGCTGCGCAACCAGCTCGGGGTTGGTCTTCTGCAGCGGCTCGAACTTGTCATAGAGCAGATTGATGTACGGCGACACAAAGATCGCGAGCAGCACCAGCGGAATCGTGCAAAGCCAGAACGCAAACCACCATCTGCGCGGGAACTTGCGGATCACCCAGAACAGCAGCATCATCACTAGGTCCAGCACCATCAACCCCAGCACGAAGCTCTTGCCCTGGTCGCTGAACCAACTGCCCCAGCTCTGCACGGAGAGACCGTACTTCAGCGACAGGTGCTGGCTATAGAGGTCCACCGGCAACTCCAGCAGAGTACTGGCGATATTGAATAGCAGGATGAAGACAAACCCCTGCAGCCAGCGGTTTGTCCCGCGGCCCACGGCGACGTTCCGCATCCACGCCACCGCACCAAATCCCAGCAACAGCAGCAGGCTCACGATCCCCCACAGCTCATCGGCAAAGTGCATGGTGTCGCGCACCGTGTTCAGGTGAACCGCCTTCGCCAGTTTGTCCGGCGGCAGCGAGTAGTCCGGGATGTTGCCGTCGCGGGGCGCGGCATCCAGCTCCTGCTGCGCGTAGACGTTGGCCGCATGCTCCGCGGCGGTCTCGCTGGCGCGTGCAGGCAGCGCCACAGGCAGCAGCAGGCAGAGTACGAGAATCATTCGCAACAGGCGCATAGCTTGGGTTTTCCTCGTTGATCGTTTCTTCTTTATGACTTTTGAGTCTGCACCACCCAACCCGCACCGGCAAGCGCTTTCTTGCCGTCCCTACGATTTCCGCCGCCTGGCGGCCCTGATTACCCGCAGGCAGCGGCTTTCGGTACACTCAGTGTCACAGACATCCCGCGCATGGAAGTGGGCACAACTTGGTTTTTCCCCGATCTTTCGATATTCTCCCTCGTCTTAGCCGCACGTCGTCTTTCAGCAAGCTCACTCCTCTCGCTCTTCTGCTGACGCTCGCCGGCCCAGCCTTCGCAGCGCAGCAACAGCCTGCCGCCAACACGGCTTCCTCAAGCGATCCCGTCCTCGTGCAGGCGATGGAAGCTGAGCTGCACCGCGCATTGACCGAGCTCGGCAACACGCCCGCGCGTCCCGGCAAGGACGCACCGCAGAAGCCCTACTTCCTCAGCTACTCCGTCGCCGACGCCGAGAGCGTCGTTATCACCGCGCAGTACGGCGCCATCACTTCCTCGGCCGCGCGACACTCGCGTACCGCGGACGTGCAGGTACGCATCGGCACACCGTCGCTCGACAA carries:
- the msrA gene encoding peptide-methionine (S)-S-oxide reductase MsrA, which codes for MGVNLSSPLTIAMQMLEFGAVLVIAIVLWRSFTQRRNSMAVATRREPIPAPIEDINMPESGWETGELDTAVFAGGCFWGVQSVFQRVKGVVQTTVGYSGGSEETANYRAVCGEDTGHAEAIEVLFDPSKVSYGTLLRIFFSVVHDPTQLNRQGADVGTSYRSAIFFTDDQQRKVAEAYVKQLDAAQVFHAPIVTQIVPLERFYKGEDYHQDYAMKNPHNPYIQVCDVPKIAALGQQFPDLFQEYGR
- a CDS encoding histidine triad nucleotide-binding protein gives rise to the protein MDCLFCKIAAGTIPVTRLYETDELLAFPDINPQAPVHVLLIPKAHHASLAHTSPAEAPLLGRLLAAAIEVAREQKLDGGYRVVINTGDDGGQTVGHLHLHLLGKRHMGWPPG
- a CDS encoding M48 family metallopeptidase, coding for MRLLRMILVLCLLLPVALPARASETAAEHAANVYAQQELDAAPRDGNIPDYSLPPDKLAKAVHLNTVRDTMHFADELWGIVSLLLLLGFGAVAWMRNVAVGRGTNRWLQGFVFILLFNIASTLLELPVDLYSQHLSLKYGLSVQSWGSWFSDQGKSFVLGLMVLDLVMMLLFWVIRKFPRRWWFAFWLCTIPLVLLAIFVSPYINLLYDKFEPLQKTNPELVAQLEKIVEKGHMNIPPERMFLMKASAKVTTLNAYVTGFGSSKRVVVWDTSLQKGTPDEVLFIFGHESGHYVLNHIVIGVVEAIAGLFVVLFLGYYFVQIMITRFGRRWGVASQNDWAAFAVLLLAFSVFGLISEPITNGLSRMDEHAADVYGQEAIHGLVADPQTTAKDAFDVLGETSLVDPNPNQFIEFWTYNHPAVGRRAAFAKAYDPWASGMEPKYFKK